DNA sequence from the Thermoanaerobacterales bacterium genome:
AGCAGGTCCTTCCGGGAGATCACGCCCTGCAGATACCCCTCTTCGTCGACCACAAACAGGGTGCCGCAGTCCTCCAGGAACATAGTGATGGTGGCGTCGTGGGCGGAGCAGTCTTCCCGCACCACCACCGGCAGGGACTTGATCTCCCCCACCCGGACCTTGCGCAGCCGCTGGGCGACGATGCGGTTGGGCGACTTGCCGCTGAAGAAGTAACCCACCCGGGGGCGCGCCTCCAGCAGGCCGGCCATGGTGAGGATGGCCAGGTCCGGGCGCAGGGTGGCGCGGGTGAGTTTCAGCCTCTCGGCGATCTGCTCGCTGGTAATGGGTCCGTTGTCTTTGACGATCTCCAGGATGGCTTCCTGGCGCCTGGTTAACTCCAAACGGCTCACCACTCTCCCTCGGGGAGGGTATCGTGCTATTCTATTTGCTCCCCGGGAGCAATATGTGTTTTTCTAAATACACCCCGGACCGCCCTTTTCCCTGCCGGGGGAGGGAATTTCAGGCCACGACGAGCCGCCCCAGGTCGGCCACCCTCTGTCCCAGGGCGGCGACCGCGGCCAGGAGGGCCAGCCGGTTCTCGCGCACGGCCGGGTCCTCGGCCATCACCAGCACGGCGTCGAAGAAGCGGTCCACCGGGGGACGCAGGGCGGCCGCGGCCCGCAGGGCTTCCAGGTAGGAGCCGCGGGCAAGCAGGGGTTCCATTACCTCCCGGACCTTACGGTAAGCCGCGAACAGCTCGCCCTCGGCGGGATCGGCGAAGAGCCGGGGTGAGATCCCGGTCCCCTCCCGCGCCTGCCGCGCCAGGTTTCCGGCGCGCGTCAGGGCGGTGTAGGCGTCCTGGAAGGCCGGGTCGTCCCGGAACAGGGCCAGGGCCTGGGCCCGGCGCCAGGCGTCCAGGATGTCGTGGAAAGGCACCGCCAGGACGGCGTCAATCACGTCGTGCGCCAGCCCGCGTTCCCCGAAGAGAACGCGCAGGCGCTGCTTCAAGAACTCCTTGAGGTCTTCCACCACCCGTCCGGCGTCCAGTTTCAGGCGCGGGCCATAGAGGGCGTGGGCCTTGCGGAAGAAGCCGTCCAGGTCCAGCTTCCGCTCCCGCTCCAGGAGCAGGTGGCAGATGCCGAGCGCCTGGCGCCGCAGGGCGTAGGGATCCTGGGAGCCGCTGGGCTGGATGCCCAGGCCGAAGGCGCCCACCAGGTTGTCGGCACGCTCGGCCAGAGCCAGCACCAGGCCGGGCAGCGTCGCCGGCAGGTCGTCCCCGGCCGAACGCGGCAGGTAGTGCTCGTGGACGGCCTCGGCCACCGCCGGGTCCTCCCCGCTGCGCAGGGCGTATTCCCGGCCCATGACCCCCTGCAGTTCCGGAAACTCGTAGACCATGCTGGTCACCAGGTCGGCCTTGCACAGCCTGGCGGCGCGCAGCGCGTGTTCCCTCTCCGCGGGCGCCAGGTCGAAGACCTCGGCCAGGTACCCGGCCAGGGCCTCGAGACGCTCCACCTTCTCATGGACGGTCCCCAGGTCCTCCTGGAAGACGATCTTTTTCAGCCCGTCGACCTTCGCCGCCAGGGGCGTCTGCAGGTCCTCTTCAAAGAAAAAGGCGGCGTCGGCCAGGCGCGCGCGCAGGACCTTCTCGTTCCCGGCACGGATGACGTCAATATGCTCCGGGGTGCCGTTGTGCACCCCGACAAAGCGGTTGGTCAGGGTCCCGTCCGCCCCGTACACCGGGAAGTAGCGCTGGTGCTCCCGCATGGGCGTCACCAGGACGGGGTCCGGGAGGCGCAGGTAGCTCTCGGGGAAACTCCCGGGGAAGGCGGTCGGGTACTCCAGGAGGTTGGCCACCTCCTCTAACAGCGACTCATCCTCGGCCACCCGGCCGTCGACGGCCGCAGCGGCCTCCACCACCTGCTCCCAGACCACCTGCCGGCGTTCGTCCGGGTCCACCAGGACGTACGCCTCGCGCATCGTCCCGAAATAATCCGCCGCCCTTTCGAGGCGGTGCGGCCCGGGGTTCAGGAAGCGGTGGCCCAAGGTCAGCCTCCCGGCCGTCACGCCCGCGACGGTGAAAGGAACGGCCTCGGAGCCGAAGAGGCAGACCATCCAGCGTATGGGCCGGGCGAACTTCAGGTCCTCGTTCCCCCAGCGCATCGGTTTGGGGAACGAAAGGCCGGTGATCAGGCGCGGAGCGATCTCCGGCAGGATCTTCACCGCCGGGCGTCCGTTCTCCTCCCGCACGGCGTAGACATAGTCCACCTGCCCGACCGGGCGGATTACCAGCTCCTCCACGGCCACGCCCTGGTTGCGGGCGAAACCGAGGGCGGCCTTCGTCGGCTTCCCGTCGATATCGAAAGCGGCCTTCGCCGGCGGGCCCTTTACCTCCCGCACCAGGGAGGCCTGGGCCTCGGCCAGGTCCTGCACGTAAAGGACGAGGCGGCGGGGAGTGCCGTACGTGTTGACCACCCCGTAGGAAAGGCGCTGCTCGTCAAACAGGTCCCGGGCGAGGGCGGCCAGCTCCACCAGGGCCGGGCCGAGGAAGCGCGCCGGGAGTTCCTCGATGCCGATCTCCAGCAGAAAGTCCCTGGCCATGTTTTTAGCCCTCCTTCCTCAACAGCGGGAAGCCCATCTCTTCCCGCTGCGCGACGTAGGCCCGCGCGCAGGCCCGGGCCAGGGCGCGGACCCGCGCGATATAACCGGTACGCTCGGTGACGCTGATCGCCCCGCGCGCGTCAAGCAGGTTAAAGGTATGGGAGCATTTCAAGACGTAATCGTAGGCGGGCAGGACGAGGTGACGCTCGGCGATCCTCTGCGCCTCCTTCTCGTACATGTCGAACAGTTCAAAAAGAAGATCGGTGTCCGCAGCCTCGAAATTATAGTGGGAGTGTTCGACCTCCCCGCGGTGATGGACATCACCGTAAGTCAGCGCTTCGGTCCACTTGATGTCGAAGACGCTGTCCACCCCCTGCAGGTAGAGGGCCAGGCGCTCCAGGCCGTAGGTGATCTCCACCGAGACGGGCTTCAGGTCAAAGCCGCCGCACTGCTGGAAGTAGGTGAACTGGGTGATCTCCATCCCGTCCAGCCAGACCTCCCAGCCCAGGCCCCAGGCGCCGAGGGTCGGGGACTCCCAGTTGTCCTCCACCAGGCGGACGTCGTGCTCGGCGGGATTGATGCCGATGGCCCGCAGGCTCGCCAGGTAGCGGTCGATGATGTCGTCCGGGGACGGTTTCATAATGACCTGGAACTGATAGTAGTGCTGCAAGCGGTTCGGGTTTTCGCCGTAGCGCCCGTCCGTCGGCCGCCGTGACGGCTCCACGTACGCCACGTTCCAGGGCTCGGGGCCCAGCACGCGCAGGAAGGTGGCCGGGTTCATCGTCCCGGCGCCCTTTTCCACGTCGTAGGGCTGCTGGATGAGGCAGCCCCGGTCGGCCCAGAATCGCTCAAGGGCGAGCGTAAGGTCTTGAAAGTTCGTACGTGTCACCTCTTT
Encoded proteins:
- a CDS encoding helix-turn-helix transcriptional regulator codes for the protein MVSRLELTRRQEAILEIVKDNGPITSEQIAERLKLTRATLRPDLAILTMAGLLEARPRVGYFFSGKSPNRIVAQRLRKVRVGEIKSLPVVVREDCSAHDATITMFLEDCGTLFVVDEEGYLQGVISRKDLLKTCLGGRDLQTLPVGVLMTRMPNVAFTEPEESVWQAAKKLAAHEVDALPVVRRVPRPDKGEGLEVIGRFSKTNVTRLFVEFGEGQ
- the glyS gene encoding glycine--tRNA ligase subunit beta gives rise to the protein MARDFLLEIGIEELPARFLGPALVELAALARDLFDEQRLSYGVVNTYGTPRRLVLYVQDLAEAQASLVREVKGPPAKAAFDIDGKPTKAALGFARNQGVAVEELVIRPVGQVDYVYAVREENGRPAVKILPEIAPRLITGLSFPKPMRWGNEDLKFARPIRWMVCLFGSEAVPFTVAGVTAGRLTLGHRFLNPGPHRLERAADYFGTMREAYVLVDPDERRQVVWEQVVEAAAAVDGRVAEDESLLEEVANLLEYPTAFPGSFPESYLRLPDPVLVTPMREHQRYFPVYGADGTLTNRFVGVHNGTPEHIDVIRAGNEKVLRARLADAAFFFEEDLQTPLAAKVDGLKKIVFQEDLGTVHEKVERLEALAGYLAEVFDLAPAEREHALRAARLCKADLVTSMVYEFPELQGVMGREYALRSGEDPAVAEAVHEHYLPRSAGDDLPATLPGLVLALAERADNLVGAFGLGIQPSGSQDPYALRRQALGICHLLLERERKLDLDGFFRKAHALYGPRLKLDAGRVVEDLKEFLKQRLRVLFGERGLAHDVIDAVLAVPFHDILDAWRRAQALALFRDDPAFQDAYTALTRAGNLARQAREGTGISPRLFADPAEGELFAAYRKVREVMEPLLARGSYLEALRAAAALRPPVDRFFDAVLVMAEDPAVRENRLALLAAVAALGQRVADLGRLVVA
- the glyQ gene encoding glycine--tRNA ligase subunit alpha — translated: MTRTNFQDLTLALERFWADRGCLIQQPYDVEKGAGTMNPATFLRVLGPEPWNVAYVEPSRRPTDGRYGENPNRLQHYYQFQVIMKPSPDDIIDRYLASLRAIGINPAEHDVRLVEDNWESPTLGAWGLGWEVWLDGMEITQFTYFQQCGGFDLKPVSVEITYGLERLALYLQGVDSVFDIKWTEALTYGDVHHRGEVEHSHYNFEAADTDLLFELFDMYEKEAQRIAERHLVLPAYDYVLKCSHTFNLLDARGAISVTERTGYIARVRALARACARAYVAQREEMGFPLLRKEG